One genomic segment of bacterium includes these proteins:
- a CDS encoding MFS transporter, translated as MEKKERFVLKGVTLNVFLLGIVSLLNDVSSEMVYPLLPIFLKSVLKAGTTFIGVIEGIAETTASILQIFAGWLSDRWAVRKPIVVFGYSLSSLARPILSVAKAPWQVLLIRFADRFGKGMRGAPRDAIVADSTPEEFRGRAFGFHRALDNLGAAIGPILATLLLITLKENLRLIFFLASIPALLSLFALIFVRERKPERKEGAPPVQLTLRPFDHRFKLFLIIVIIFTLGNSSDAFLLLRAKDIGISLSLIPMLWFALDMTRTLFSMPAGIISDRVGRRYVIVLGWFLYALTYFGFAFSSQPIHVWLLFIFYGFYYSLTEATERAFIADLVPSELRATAYGIYRFAIGVGAFPASVIFGAIWHWAGHITAFTFGAGLAFLASILLLALIKESRPGDLIQV; from the coding sequence ATGGAGAAAAAAGAGAGATTCGTTCTCAAGGGAGTTACCTTAAATGTTTTCCTCCTGGGAATCGTTAGCCTGTTGAACGATGTCAGCAGCGAAATGGTCTATCCCCTTCTCCCCATCTTCCTCAAGAGCGTTTTAAAGGCGGGAACGACTTTCATAGGGGTTATTGAAGGGATTGCGGAGACAACGGCGAGCATCCTCCAGATTTTCGCCGGTTGGCTCTCGGATAGATGGGCTGTTAGAAAGCCGATTGTCGTGTTCGGATATTCCCTTTCCTCCCTTGCTCGTCCAATCCTCAGCGTTGCTAAAGCTCCCTGGCAAGTCCTCCTTATAAGATTTGCCGATAGGTTCGGCAAGGGAATGAGGGGAGCTCCTCGCGATGCAATTGTTGCGGATTCAACCCCAGAGGAATTCAGGGGAAGAGCCTTTGGCTTCCATCGGGCGCTGGATAATCTGGGAGCAGCAATTGGACCAATCTTAGCCACGCTCCTCCTCATCACCCTTAAAGAGAATCTTCGCCTCATATTTTTCTTAGCTTCAATTCCTGCCCTCCTCAGCCTTTTCGCCCTCATCTTCGTTAGGGAAAGGAAGCCCGAGAGAAAGGAGGGTGCCCCTCCCGTTCAGCTCACACTCCGCCCTTTTGACCATAGATTCAAGCTCTTCCTTATCATAGTCATAATCTTCACATTAGGGAATTCAAGCGATGCTTTTCTGCTTTTGAGAGCGAAAGACATAGGGATTTCCCTCTCCCTCATACCGATGCTTTGGTTCGCGTTGGATATGACGAGGACTCTCTTCTCTATGCCCGCGGGAATAATCTCCGATAGGGTAGGGAGAAGATATGTGATTGTTTTGGGCTGGTTCTTATATGCATTAACATATTTCGGCTTCGCCTTCTCTTCCCAGCCCATTCACGTATGGTTACTTTTCATATTTTATGGGTTCTATTATTCCCTGACGGAGGCAACGGAAAGGGCTTTCATAGCGGATTTAGTTCCCTCAGAGCTGAGGGCAACCGCATACGGGATTTATCGTTTCGCCATTGGGGTTGGGGCATTTCCCGCGAGCGTTATCTTCGGAGCGATTTGGCATTGGGCGGGTCACATAACCGCCTTTACATTCGGCGCCGGATTGGCGTTTCTCGCCTCAATTCTCCTTCTCGCCCTTATAAAGGAATCACGCCCAGGGGATTTGATACAGGTTTAA
- the uvrB gene encoding excinuclease ABC subunit UvrB, which produces MPQFKLVSDYKPTGDQPKAIRELVDGLRKGYKYQTLLGVTGSGKTFTMANIIAEVQRPTLVIAHNKTLAAQLCAEFKQFFPYNAVEYFVSYYDYYQPEAYIPELDLYIEKDSSINDEIDRLRHSATQAVMSRRDVIVVASVSCIYGLGTPEDYKRITLAIKKGEEMDREEMLLRLVEMQYERNDFALQRGKFRVRGDSVEIFPIDEEVVYRIEFFGDEVERILEIDPISGELRNDLDYLYLFPATHYVAPWDKIERAIASIEEELKERLAYFESQGKFLEAQRLKARTLHDLELIREIGYCPGIENYSRHFDGRLPGQPPYTLIDYFPEDFLLFIDESHQTIPQLHSMYEGDKSRKDALVEYGWRLPSAYDNRPLKFEEFEKKINQVIFVSATPGPYELAHSQKVVEQIIRPTGLVDPEVEVRPTKGQIDDLIGEIRKRVERGERALVTTLTIKMAEDLSEYLSELGIKVHYLHSEIETLDRVGILRDLRLGVYDVVVGVNLLREGLDLPEVSLVAILDADKEGFLRSETSLIQMIGRASRNINGKVIMYADTITESMRKAIEETNRRRKIQMEYNEKHGITPETIKKAVHDILQQKMIQLEKEQLKVSEEAASYLDVDYILSRIVELEREMKKAAANLEFERAAQLRDEIKRLKELVSAPSGGKRG; this is translated from the coding sequence ATGCCACAGTTTAAGCTTGTCTCCGATTATAAACCCACGGGTGACCAACCCAAAGCTATAAGGGAACTCGTTGACGGATTAAGGAAGGGGTATAAGTATCAGACCCTCCTGGGCGTTACTGGCTCGGGAAAGACATTCACGATGGCTAACATAATCGCTGAGGTTCAGCGCCCCACCCTCGTCATAGCCCACAACAAAACCTTGGCAGCCCAGCTCTGCGCCGAATTCAAGCAGTTCTTCCCCTATAACGCGGTTGAGTATTTCGTCTCCTACTACGATTATTATCAACCAGAGGCTTATATTCCCGAGCTTGACCTCTACATTGAGAAGGATTCCTCCATAAACGACGAGATAGACCGCCTACGCCACTCCGCAACCCAAGCGGTGATGAGCAGGAGGGATGTGATTGTCGTAGCCTCCGTCTCCTGTATCTATGGACTGGGAACCCCAGAGGATTATAAAAGAATAACCCTCGCGATAAAAAAGGGAGAGGAAATGGACAGGGAGGAGATGCTTCTCCGCCTGGTGGAGATGCAGTATGAGAGGAACGATTTCGCCCTTCAGAGGGGGAAATTCAGGGTGAGAGGGGATTCCGTGGAAATCTTTCCGATTGATGAGGAGGTAGTTTATCGCATAGAGTTCTTCGGGGATGAAGTGGAGAGAATCTTGGAGATAGACCCTATCAGCGGTGAACTGAGGAACGACCTTGATTATCTTTATCTCTTTCCCGCCACCCATTATGTCGCTCCCTGGGACAAGATAGAGCGGGCGATTGCCTCAATTGAAGAGGAATTGAAGGAAAGGCTCGCCTATTTTGAGAGTCAGGGGAAATTTTTGGAAGCCCAGAGATTAAAAGCCCGCACCCTCCACGACCTTGAACTAATCAGGGAAATCGGCTACTGTCCGGGAATAGAAAATTACTCCCGCCATTTTGACGGTCGCCTTCCCGGGCAGCCTCCCTACACTTTAATTGACTACTTCCCTGAGGATTTCCTCCTCTTCATAGACGAATCCCATCAGACCATCCCCCAGCTTCACTCAATGTATGAGGGAGATAAATCCCGCAAAGATGCTCTTGTGGAATATGGCTGGCGTCTTCCATCAGCCTACGATAATCGCCCTCTAAAGTTTGAGGAATTTGAGAAGAAAATAAATCAGGTTATCTTCGTCTCCGCAACCCCTGGTCCCTATGAGCTCGCTCATTCGCAAAAGGTGGTTGAGCAGATTATAAGACCGACAGGTCTCGTTGACCCTGAGGTGGAAGTGCGTCCAACAAAAGGACAGATAGATGACCTAATCGGAGAGATAAGGAAGAGGGTGGAGAGAGGGGAAAGGGCATTGGTCACCACTCTCACGATTAAGATGGCTGAGGACCTCTCGGAATACCTGAGCGAATTGGGGATAAAGGTTCATTATCTTCACTCGGAGATAGAAACCCTTGATAGAGTGGGAATTTTGAGGGATTTAAGACTGGGGGTTTATGATGTTGTAGTGGGGGTAAATCTTCTAAGGGAGGGGTTGGATTTGCCGGAGGTATCATTAGTGGCAATATTGGATGCAGATAAGGAGGGTTTCCTGCGCTCGGAGACCTCGTTGATTCAGATGATTGGGAGGGCATCAAGGAATATAAACGGCAAAGTGATAATGTATGCGGATACGATAACGGAATCTATGAGGAAGGCGATAGAGGAGACCAATCGGAGAAGGAAAATCCAAATGGAGTATAACGAGAAACACGGGATAACCCCGGAAACAATCAAGAAAGCGGTTCACGATATCCTTCAACAGAAGATGATTCAATTGGAGAAGGAACAATTAAAGGTGAGCGAGGAAGCAGCTTCCTATTTAGATGTTGACTATATCCTCTCCCGCATAGTTGAGCTGGAGCGGGAGATGAAGAAGGCGGCTGCTAATCTTGAATTCGAAAGGGCAGCTCAGCTAAGAGACGAAATCAAACGACTTAAGGAGCTTGTGTCCGCTCCCTCAGGCGGGAAGAGGGGCTGA
- a CDS encoding KaiC domain-containing protein yields MAMEREELERASFEAEEREFPQPDKRSIFTAKEALAKAPKIVGIPTGIEGLDDLFFTVESVDGKLTRKTLGGLPAYSVFNLTGVSDTGKSLMAEQFTVAQARRGEKVAFITVESPAPFLVSGLRLRAQAMGYDLNDFSDNILIIDAASYGNLRENIQELLATLAYVIQNYKVKFTVIDSITGLYENKEMMARAVVRRIFNFLKKWHQTAILISQKRSGHEELTAEAAGGYAVGHIVDGTMVLAKELVDSSYKAKLYKKEIGDIVRLFRIDGCRLSGHDTYTHIMEITQTGLVKILDPIGGEK; encoded by the coding sequence ATGGCAATGGAAAGAGAGGAGTTAGAAAGAGCAAGTTTTGAAGCAGAGGAGAGGGAGTTTCCTCAGCCTGATAAGCGCAGTATCTTCACAGCTAAGGAAGCCCTCGCCAAAGCTCCCAAAATCGTCGGCATTCCCACCGGTATTGAGGGTTTGGATGACCTTTTCTTCACAGTTGAATCGGTGGATGGTAAATTGACAAGGAAAACGCTTGGTGGTTTACCCGCCTATTCCGTTTTCAATCTCACAGGCGTATCCGATACGGGGAAGTCATTGATGGCTGAACAATTCACAGTTGCACAAGCGAGGAGGGGAGAGAAGGTTGCTTTCATAACGGTTGAATCACCCGCTCCCTTTCTCGTCAGCGGTTTGAGATTGAGAGCTCAAGCAATGGGTTATGATTTAAACGATTTCTCCGATAACATCCTCATAATAGACGCAGCATCTTATGGCAATCTGCGGGAGAACATTCAGGAACTTCTCGCCACTCTTGCCTATGTTATCCAGAACTATAAGGTCAAGTTCACGGTGATAGATTCAATAACTGGTCTATATGAGAACAAAGAGATGATGGCGAGAGCTGTTGTGAGGAGAATCTTCAATTTCCTCAAGAAGTGGCATCAGACGGCGATACTGATATCGCAAAAGAGGAGCGGACACGAGGAGCTAACGGCTGAGGCGGCTGGTGGTTATGCGGTAGGGCACATAGTTGATGGCACGATGGTCCTCGCCAAGGAACTCGTTGATTCATCCTATAAGGCAAAGCTCTACAAGAAGGAAATCGGCGATATAGTGCGCCTATTCAGGATAGATGGGTGCAGGCTTTCCGGGCACGATACCTATACCCATATTATGGAGATAACCCAAACAGGGCTCGTGAAAATACTTGACCCAATAGGAGGTGAGAAGTGA
- a CDS encoding prepilin-type N-terminal cleavage/methylation domain-containing protein, with protein MKRKGFTLIELLVVIAIIAILAAILFPVFSRAREQARKAACLSNMKQVGMALMMYVQDWDETYPYLISCAAPEHVLPTSLPQGLLHPYVKNCGVWECPSGIRITTIAVAPEGDRAIWDPNWDSWRLPIDFVGHTINIGVNEVLVPNLACDWSGGNFGPVVRMSEIQAPAEIIAFADSPTNATCGGNRIPFSNVCAAGCNPDPNHRTVSKHTRHTEGSNIVFADGHAKWLKWEVIANNCWSLVDPRGRPVNPIFGIRTWFERWGAEWWP; from the coding sequence ATGAAAAGGAAGGGATTCACTCTGATTGAGCTTCTCGTGGTCATAGCTATCATAGCTATTCTGGCCGCGATTCTGTTCCCAGTTTTCAGCCGTGCACGAGAGCAGGCTCGCAAAGCCGCTTGCCTCTCAAATATGAAGCAAGTAGGAATGGCGCTGATGATGTATGTGCAAGATTGGGACGAGACATATCCATACCTCATATCCTGCGCTGCCCCAGAGCATGTGCTTCCCACTTCCCTACCTCAAGGTCTGCTCCATCCTTATGTGAAAAACTGCGGCGTATGGGAATGCCCATCTGGAATTCGGATAACAACCATAGCTGTAGCTCCCGAAGGAGATAGGGCTATATGGGACCCCAATTGGGACAGCTGGCGCCTACCTATAGACTTCGTCGGACACACAATTAACATAGGGGTAAACGAGGTCTTGGTACCTAATCTCGCTTGTGATTGGAGCGGTGGAAACTTTGGACCGGTGGTCCGGATGTCGGAAATCCAAGCTCCCGCAGAGATAATCGCCTTCGCTGACTCACCAACAAATGCCACTTGCGGAGGAAATAGAATACCTTTCTCAAATGTATGCGCAGCTGGCTGCAACCCCGACCCTAACCATCGCACAGTTAGCAAGCACACACGCCATACAGAGGGAAGCAACATCGTCTTTGCGGATGGACACGCGAAATGGCTTAAGTGGGAGGTAATAGCAAATAATTGTTGGAGCTTAGTGGACCCAAGAGGAAGGCCAGTAAACCCAATCTTTGGAATAAGGACATGGTTTGAGAGATGGGGAGCTGAGTGGTGGCCGTAA
- a CDS encoding TonB-dependent receptor — translation MRAKLFILASIFFLSIIAFSQDETIEEMVPEISIAVEVEAEKEKPAEVEEVPVEKIEKMVNVQTLPDVLKRTSGTTTAIGAALCASIPIVRSNDSKWTQILVEGAILSPIGRPYVLNMMPLTAVEKVEIIKGPAPPQYPGSTIGGIILLTLKSGDKYPGAGASLTIGGYGRQTYELWAGGGNEERNYFIAINKGLHSGWRQHQRKNLTETSMKLNFSLGEDSTLTVAGTSMTGLIWGYRPTGPNPKKKWEADWTIHSRSTGSITYKKRISERADYFLRIAPYAFSGHQAWKSYSETTGDVKPVFMPWRYSLWKTEFQYNLRPNPNTIWTYGIGYQRDTFRTPGQLDVQYLGNIPGYMWEKHNQTFKWVFLQNTFLTSKLTAYTLALRYDTAKPGKNIISPFFSVHIPQGENSKIRFAVTKNRRFADLHELYGVGMWVGNPNLKPETGWTYQLDWERKLSPGYDFNLSLYQTKLDNIIGADANNVYQNIGKARLRGLEVELERETSFGTWWINYTYLDAKDLVKNRPLVVVFRTSMPKNMLKAGVSLQGKQETSYDLEMIAVGPRKTDVDKPTWVGDPWNVTVPTEVGGYVLFNLKIGKKIGNDGKLTLSIENLFDKEYEDLVFYPGPGRWINLTYSQRF, via the coding sequence ATGAGGGCGAAGCTGTTTATTTTAGCGAGTATATTTTTCCTTAGCATAATTGCTTTCTCGCAGGATGAGACGATTGAAGAGATGGTACCGGAGATTTCCATCGCTGTGGAAGTGGAGGCGGAGAAGGAGAAGCCTGCTGAGGTGGAGGAGGTGCCGGTTGAGAAGATTGAGAAGATGGTGAATGTGCAGACCCTTCCGGATGTCTTGAAGAGAACTTCGGGGACAACTACCGCTATAGGAGCTGCTCTTTGTGCTTCCATCCCTATAGTGAGGAGCAATGATAGCAAGTGGACGCAGATACTAGTAGAGGGGGCAATACTTTCTCCCATTGGTAGGCCTTATGTTTTGAATATGATGCCCCTCACAGCGGTTGAAAAAGTTGAGATAATAAAAGGTCCCGCTCCTCCCCAATACCCTGGCTCAACCATAGGTGGAATAATTCTCCTCACTCTTAAAAGCGGGGATAAGTATCCGGGAGCAGGGGCAAGCTTGACTATCGGGGGATATGGTAGACAAACTTATGAGCTCTGGGCAGGAGGCGGAAACGAGGAGAGAAACTACTTCATCGCCATAAATAAGGGTCTTCATTCTGGCTGGAGGCAACATCAGAGGAAGAATCTCACGGAAACCTCAATGAAGCTGAATTTCTCCTTAGGGGAGGACTCAACACTAACAGTTGCTGGCACCTCTATGACGGGGCTAATTTGGGGATATAGACCAACTGGACCAAACCCCAAAAAGAAGTGGGAGGCAGATTGGACGATACATTCTCGCTCTACCGGCTCAATAACTTATAAGAAACGGATTAGCGAGAGAGCCGATTACTTCCTTAGAATCGCTCCCTATGCATTCTCAGGTCACCAGGCATGGAAATCGTATTCAGAAACGACAGGAGATGTAAAGCCAGTATTCATGCCATGGCGCTACTCTCTTTGGAAGACGGAGTTTCAATACAATCTCCGTCCGAATCCAAATACAATTTGGACATATGGTATAGGTTATCAAAGGGATACATTCCGAACACCCGGTCAGTTGGATGTTCAGTATTTGGGTAATATCCCGGGCTATATGTGGGAGAAACATAACCAAACTTTCAAATGGGTTTTCCTCCAAAATACATTCCTAACCTCCAAACTTACGGCATATACTCTCGCACTTCGCTATGATACCGCCAAGCCAGGAAAGAACATAATCTCTCCTTTCTTCAGCGTTCATATTCCGCAAGGGGAAAACAGCAAGATAAGGTTCGCTGTTACCAAAAACAGGAGGTTCGCTGACTTACACGAGCTCTACGGAGTAGGTATGTGGGTAGGTAACCCTAACTTGAAACCAGAAACGGGTTGGACATATCAGCTTGATTGGGAGAGGAAGCTTTCCCCAGGTTATGATTTCAATTTGTCCCTCTATCAAACGAAGCTTGACAACATAATTGGAGCGGATGCCAATAATGTCTATCAAAACATAGGTAAGGCGCGTCTGAGAGGATTGGAAGTTGAACTTGAGAGGGAAACCAGTTTCGGCACTTGGTGGATTAATTACACCTATTTGGATGCCAAAGACTTGGTTAAGAATCGTCCCCTTGTTGTGGTATTTCGCACCTCAATGCCGAAGAATATGCTGAAGGCGGGTGTTTCCCTCCAGGGAAAGCAGGAAACGAGTTATGATTTGGAGATGATAGCGGTAGGACCAAGGAAGACCGATGTGGATAAACCCACTTGGGTAGGTGACCCTTGGAATGTAACTGTTCCGACGGAAGTGGGAGGCTACGTTCTATTCAACTTGAAAATCGGCAAAAAGATAGGGAACGATGGGAAGCTAACGCTTTCAATTGAAAATCTCTTTGACAAGGAATACGAGGACCTTGTCTTTTACCCGGGACCGGGGAGATGGATTAATCTGACCTATAGCCAACGCTTTTAG